The genomic window CCTATCTGCATCCCTTCCGTCAGCGCGAGCGCGCGATCGAGCGGCGCAATTACGTGATCGACCGCATGATCGAGAACGGCTTGGTCAAGCCGGCCGACGGCGAAAAATTCAAGAAAGAGCCGCTCAACGTGACCGCGCGCCCGACCGGTGCGCATATCTTCGCCGCGGAATATTTCGCGGAGGAAGTGCGACGCGAAATCTACGAGCGTTATGGCGAGAAGAAACTTTATGAGGGCGGGCTCTCGGTACGCACCACGCTCGATCCGAAGATGCAGATCCTGGCGCGCCAGGTGCTGGTCGACGGGTTGCTCAAGTACGACGAGAAGCACGGCTATCGCGGGCCGGTGCAGAAGCTCGACATTTCCGGCGACTGGGGCGTCAAGCTCGCCGACGTGAAGGCGCTGAACGATATCGGCTGGAAACTCGCCGTCGTCCTGGAAACGTCCGACCAATCGGCGCGTATCGGTCTGCAGCCCGGGCGCGAGCCGGGCGGGGCGGTGGTGAAGGCGCGCCAGGTCGGATTGATCGGCATCGACGGTGTGAAATGGGCGAAAGCCGCGAGCGGTCCGACCCGCGGCAAGACGCCGACCAAGGTCAGCCAGGTGCTGGAGCCGGGCGATGTCATTTACGTCGATCCGCTCGTCGGGAAGGACGGCAAGGAAGTCGGCGAGAACCAATATCGCCTGCGGCAAGTCCCTGAAATATCCGGTGCCATCACCGTCATGGACCCGTATACCGGCCGCGTTCTGGCGATGGTCGGCGGCTTCTCGTTCGATCAGAGCCAATTCAACCGCGCGACGCAGGCGCTGCGGCAGCCGGGCTCCTCATTCAAGCCGTTTGTCTACGCCGCCGCTCTCGACAACGGTTATACGCCGTCAACGGTTGTCATGGATTCGCCGATCGAAATCGATCAGGGCCCCGGCCTTGGCGTGTGGCGGCCGGAAAACTATTCCGCCGGAAAATATTACGGGCCGCAAACCCTGCGCTTTGGCATCGAGCATTCGCGCAACGTGATGACGGTGCGGTTGGCGCAGGATGTCGGCATGCCGCTGATTGCGGAATATGCCAAGCGCTTCGGCGTCTATGACGATCTGCCGCCGTATCTCTCCTTCGCGCTCGGTGCCGGTGAAACGACGGTGCTGCGCATGACCGCGGCGTATTCAATGTTCGCCAATGGCGGTCGCCGCATCAAGCCGACGTTGATCGACCGCATCCAGGACCGTTACGGCCACACTATCTACAAGCACGACCAGCGCGAATGCCGCGGCTGCAATGCCGATCGCTGGGCAGACCAGCCGGAGCCGACCTTGGTCGACCGGCGCGAGCAGGTCATCGATCCGATGACCGCGTATCAGATCACGTCGATGATGGAAGGCGTGGTTCAGCGCGGCACCGCAACGGTGGTGCGTGAGGTGGGCAAGCCGGTGGCCGGCAAGACCGGCACCACCAACGACGAGAAGGACGTGTGGTTCATCGGCTTCTCGCCCGATCTCGCCGTTGGCGTCTATCTCGGCTACGACAAGCCCAAGCCGCTTGGACGCGGCTCCACGGGCGGCCATATGGCGGCGCCGATC from Pseudorhodoplanes sp. includes these protein-coding regions:
- a CDS encoding penicillin-binding protein 1A, whose amino-acid sequence is MKLMLRFFGFLFAAGTILFLVGIAGVAGLMWHFSKDLPDYSQLQDYEPPVMTRVHAGDGSLVAEYARERRLYLPIQAVPKLVINAFLSAEDKNFYEHGGLDFNGIARAGILYLQNLGSSRRPQGASTITQQVAKNFLLTNELSFTRKIKEALLAMKIERTYTKDKILELYLNEIYLGFSAYGVAAASLLYFDKSVHELTVPEAAYLAALPKAPTYLHPFRQRERAIERRNYVIDRMIENGLVKPADGEKFKKEPLNVTARPTGAHIFAAEYFAEEVRREIYERYGEKKLYEGGLSVRTTLDPKMQILARQVLVDGLLKYDEKHGYRGPVQKLDISGDWGVKLADVKALNDIGWKLAVVLETSDQSARIGLQPGREPGGAVVKARQVGLIGIDGVKWAKAASGPTRGKTPTKVSQVLEPGDVIYVDPLVGKDGKEVGENQYRLRQVPEISGAITVMDPYTGRVLAMVGGFSFDQSQFNRATQALRQPGSSFKPFVYAAALDNGYTPSTVVMDSPIEIDQGPGLGVWRPENYSAGKYYGPQTLRFGIEHSRNVMTVRLAQDVGMPLIAEYAKRFGVYDDLPPYLSFALGAGETTVLRMTAAYSMFANGGRRIKPTLIDRIQDRYGHTIYKHDQRECRGCNADRWADQPEPTLVDRREQVIDPMTAYQITSMMEGVVQRGTATVVREVGKPVAGKTGTTNDEKDVWFIGFSPDLAVGVYLGYDKPKPLGRGSTGGHMAAPIVKDFLKVALADKAAVPFRVPAGIKLIRIDAKSGLRAGPGSERVILEAFKPGTAPPDSSSVIGYSDADGRFFGPVPEESGRAVRSGTGGLY